The following proteins come from a genomic window of Proteinivorax hydrogeniformans:
- the mutM gene encoding DNA-formamidopyrimidine glycosylase translates to MPELPEVQTVVDGLQILKDRFIEDVEVYNDNTVKNPNTKSEFENILKGKKVLDVFRRGKYIVFQLDGEYKLITHLRMTGRLVAKEDVISKYTRVRFVFNDGLKLNFNDVRKFGTMSLLHQDEMFKEKGYFNLGPEPLSQDFNKEYLLSKLASSRAIKTIILDQTKIAGLGNIYADECLFLAGINPQRQGKSLTKDEASLLVDKIKLVLENAIEYGGTTFRDYRNSKGESGKFQECLFVYGRKGQLCLSCHNELLHEKIGGRTSVFCPNCQR, encoded by the coding sequence ATGCCAGAGTTACCGGAAGTGCAGACTGTAGTAGATGGGCTTCAAATTTTAAAAGATAGATTTATTGAAGATGTTGAAGTATATAACGATAACACTGTTAAAAACCCTAACACAAAAAGCGAGTTTGAAAATATCTTAAAGGGCAAAAAAGTTTTGGATGTGTTTAGGAGGGGGAAATATATAGTATTTCAGTTAGATGGTGAGTATAAGCTTATAACCCACCTGCGAATGACGGGGAGGTTAGTTGCAAAAGAAGATGTAATTTCAAAATACACAAGGGTTAGATTTGTATTTAACGATGGTTTAAAGCTTAATTTTAACGATGTTAGAAAGTTTGGAACCATGTCTCTTTTGCACCAAGACGAAATGTTTAAAGAAAAGGGGTATTTTAACTTAGGCCCAGAGCCTTTAAGCCAGGATTTTAACAAGGAGTATTTATTAAGCAAATTAGCCTCAAGTAGAGCGATTAAGACAATTATCTTAGACCAGACCAAAATAGCAGGGCTAGGTAATATTTATGCAGATGAATGTCTTTTTTTAGCGGGGATAAACCCTCAAAGGCAAGGCAAGAGTTTGACTAAAGATGAAGCTTCTTTATTAGTAGATAAAATTAAACTAGTGTTAGAAAATGCAATTGAGTACGGAGGCACAACCTTTAGAGATTATCGAAACTCCAAAGGTGAAAGTGGAAAGTTTCAAGAGTGTCTATTTGTATACGGAAGAAAAGGTCAACTGTGTTTAAGTTGCCACAATGAATTGCTTCACGAAAAGATTGGTGGTAGGACATCGGTCTTTTGCCCAAATTGCCAAAGGTAG
- the polA gene encoding DNA polymerase I: MKKLIVIDGNSLIYRAFFALPLLQTEGGRYTNGVFGFTTMLLKVLEDEKPDYMLVAFDKGKKTFRHDTYKEYKGHRPSTPDELREQFKTVKEMLELMNIKFYEAENYEADDIIGTVCEQAKEQKLKTTVVTGDKDILQLVDESVEVMLTRKGISNTERYNVEKFVEVYGISPTQFIDIKGLMGDSSDNIPGVPGVGEKTALKFIKKYKDIEGVYENVEECGGPKMREKLKANKDIAFISKELATIYKEVPIDFKFNDLNIGTFDVKLRDMFMELEFNSLLPRLNIETPQQQVKELEVKGNTSAKDLQDKKVAFWWTDSIIYVCDGEEVYKLEDEKQIKQFLCDESIDKICYDKKSALHKARDLGCEPKGLNFCTVIAAYLLKPEQKEYTMEFLSTNYSGNTAVCDDLPQNYSYALFNIAQSLKKELEEKNLWKLYLELELPLTEVLYTMEKKGVNIDKEHLAELKNEFSKRLADLEEKIYSYTDEKFNINSPKQLGKILFEELNLPVIKKTKTGYSTDVSVLEKLRTEHPIIEHLLEYRMVAKIKSTYLEGMEGLIGKSDGKIHTHFNQTITATGRLSSTEPNLQNIPIRVEEGRKVRKIFVPHQKDNILVSLDYSQIELRIMAHMSQDPVMIDGFKKDQDIHSRTAAEVFGVDLDNVTYEQRRNAKAVNFGIVYGISDYGLSQNLGISRKQAKEFIDRYFERYVGVKSFIEETVEKAKEKGYVTTLFNRRRYIPEINSRSFHRRSFAERTAVNTPIQGTAADIIKKAMVDIHKANLACDMLLQVHDDLVFEIDKSKADQVIPKIRTLMEQTIELDVALTVDVNKGNNWYNME; encoded by the coding sequence ATGAAGAAATTGATTGTAATTGATGGCAACAGTTTGATTTATCGTGCTTTTTTTGCGCTACCTCTTTTACAAACTGAAGGCGGTCGCTACACTAATGGGGTATTTGGATTTACCACCATGCTACTTAAAGTTTTAGAAGATGAAAAACCAGATTATATGTTAGTGGCATTTGACAAAGGTAAAAAAACCTTTCGGCATGATACATACAAGGAGTATAAGGGACATCGTCCTAGCACACCAGATGAGCTCAGAGAACAGTTTAAAACAGTTAAAGAAATGCTAGAGCTTATGAATATAAAGTTTTATGAAGCGGAGAACTATGAAGCAGACGATATAATAGGTACCGTTTGTGAACAAGCTAAAGAGCAAAAACTTAAAACTACGGTGGTTACTGGAGACAAGGATATTTTACAATTAGTGGATGAATCTGTAGAAGTAATGTTGACAAGAAAAGGGATTAGCAACACAGAAAGGTACAATGTGGAAAAGTTTGTTGAAGTTTATGGCATAAGCCCCACACAGTTCATTGATATAAAAGGCTTGATGGGCGATTCTTCCGATAACATTCCTGGCGTGCCAGGAGTTGGTGAAAAAACGGCGCTAAAGTTTATCAAAAAGTATAAAGATATCGAAGGTGTTTACGAAAATGTAGAAGAGTGCGGCGGGCCTAAGATGCGTGAAAAACTAAAGGCTAATAAAGATATAGCTTTTATCAGCAAAGAGCTAGCCACAATTTACAAAGAAGTACCAATTGACTTTAAATTTAACGACTTAAACATAGGAACTTTCGATGTAAAGTTAAGGGATATGTTTATGGAGTTAGAATTTAACTCATTATTACCTAGGCTAAATATCGAGACGCCTCAGCAGCAAGTAAAGGAGTTAGAGGTAAAAGGTAATACTAGCGCTAAAGATTTACAAGATAAAAAGGTCGCTTTTTGGTGGACTGATAGTATTATCTATGTTTGCGATGGTGAAGAGGTTTATAAGCTGGAAGATGAAAAGCAGATAAAGCAGTTTTTATGTGATGAAAGCATAGATAAAATATGTTACGACAAAAAGAGTGCTTTACACAAAGCAAGGGACTTAGGCTGCGAGCCAAAGGGGTTAAATTTTTGTACGGTCATAGCAGCATATCTTTTAAAACCAGAACAAAAAGAATATACAATGGAGTTTTTGTCCACAAACTATTCTGGAAACACTGCCGTCTGTGATGACTTACCTCAAAACTATAGCTATGCCCTTTTTAACATAGCTCAAAGCCTTAAAAAAGAGCTAGAGGAGAAAAATCTTTGGAAACTTTATTTAGAGTTAGAACTTCCTCTTACGGAAGTTTTATATACTATGGAAAAAAAAGGAGTAAACATAGATAAAGAACATTTAGCTGAACTAAAGAATGAGTTTTCAAAAAGGCTTGCTGATTTGGAGGAGAAAATTTACTCTTATACCGACGAAAAGTTTAACATAAACTCACCAAAACAATTGGGGAAAATTCTTTTTGAAGAGTTGAACCTACCGGTTATAAAGAAAACAAAGACAGGATACTCTACAGATGTATCGGTACTGGAAAAGCTTCGCACCGAGCATCCTATTATAGAGCATTTGCTAGAATATCGTATGGTGGCTAAGATAAAATCAACTTATCTAGAAGGAATGGAAGGGTTAATAGGCAAAAGTGACGGGAAAATTCACACCCACTTTAACCAGACTATAACAGCTACTGGCAGATTAAGTAGTACTGAACCTAACCTTCAGAATATACCTATCCGAGTGGAGGAAGGTAGAAAGGTAAGAAAAATATTTGTACCCCATCAAAAAGATAATATTTTAGTTTCTTTGGACTATTCACAGATAGAGCTAAGAATAATGGCGCATATGTCTCAAGATCCAGTCATGATAGATGGCTTTAAAAAAGATCAAGATATCCATAGCAGAACTGCTGCGGAGGTTTTTGGGGTTGACTTAGACAACGTCACTTATGAGCAAAGAAGAAATGCAAAGGCTGTAAACTTTGGTATAGTATATGGTATAAGTGATTACGGGTTGTCCCAAAACTTAGGTATCAGCCGAAAGCAAGCTAAGGAGTTTATTGATAGGTATTTTGAAAGGTATGTCGGCGTAAAGAGCTTTATTGAAGAAACGGTGGAAAAGGCAAAGGAGAAAGGATATGTAACTACATTATTTAATAGAAGGCGATATATCCCTGAGATTAACAGTCGCTCCTTTCATCGTAGAAGTTTTGCCGAAAGGACGGCAGTAAACACTCCTATACAAGGGACAGCAGCAGATATAATCAAAAAAGCTATGGTGGATATCCATAAAGCTAACCTTGCCTGTGATATGCTACTTCAGGTTCATGATGATTTGGTATTTGAAATAGATAAAAGCAAAGCTGACCAAGTTATACCAAAAATTAGGACATTAATGGAACAAACAATTGAATTAGATGTAGCGTTAACAGTTGACGTCAATAAAGGTAATAATTGGTACAACATGGAGTAA
- a CDS encoding zf-HC2 domain-containing protein, giving the protein MKCNELQKIIDKSYDSPLSKEEKKLVLHHIESCASCKAEYDFALTYKGSLANSNGPKMPEGLRDDFLKQAKSQQLIKDKNKSKQKRPLVIAYKASAIAAVLLLLFISADILGQLGAEVPEQPQAEEFQIMDIPQEEEPSLEDTQNLIDLIVDRIVYIAIAVMLLVPFGWNYLKNKKS; this is encoded by the coding sequence ATGAAATGCAATGAGCTACAAAAAATTATAGATAAAAGTTACGATTCCCCACTGAGTAAAGAAGAAAAAAAGCTAGTTTTACATCATATCGAAAGCTGTGCAAGCTGTAAGGCGGAATATGATTTTGCATTAACATATAAAGGTTCGTTAGCCAATAGTAATGGTCCAAAAATGCCTGAAGGGTTGAGGGATGATTTTTTGAAACAAGCTAAAAGCCAACAACTAATTAAGGACAAGAATAAAAGCAAACAAAAACGTCCTTTAGTTATAGCGTACAAAGCTAGTGCAATTGCTGCTGTATTATTGCTACTTTTTATAAGCGCCGATATTTTAGGCCAACTAGGGGCAGAAGTACCAGAGCAACCACAGGCCGAAGAATTTCAGATAATGGATATACCACAAGAAGAGGAGCCTAGTTTGGAAGATACTCAAAACCTGATAGATCTAATAGTGGACAGAATAGTATATATTGCTATAGCGGTCATGCTGTTAGTTCCCTTTGGGTGGAATTATTTGAAGAACAAAAAAAGTTGA
- a CDS encoding RNA polymerase sigma factor, with protein MEKLLEKQIIKGLKNKEEWAADKLLEHYGQNIYALAYKFTKNEHDAKDLTQEILIKVLQKIHKFKGESKLGTWIYRLAYNHCLDFLKTNQKHSEALKNSSTSTEEVPRKANDPHGIMENKEKYLNLFKALEKLEDKYRNIIILKEFRGLTYEQIGKHLDIPEGSVKSSLYRARRKLAKLYLSLEQ; from the coding sequence GTGGAAAAACTACTAGAAAAGCAAATAATAAAAGGGTTAAAAAATAAAGAAGAATGGGCCGCTGACAAGCTACTAGAGCACTACGGACAAAACATTTATGCCCTTGCTTATAAATTTACCAAAAACGAACATGACGCCAAGGACCTTACCCAAGAAATCCTGATAAAGGTGCTACAAAAGATCCACAAGTTCAAAGGTGAAAGTAAGCTTGGGACCTGGATATACCGCTTGGCATACAATCATTGCCTAGACTTTTTAAAAACTAACCAAAAACATAGCGAGGCTTTAAAAAATTCTTCTACCAGTACAGAAGAAGTTCCTAGAAAAGCTAATGACCCTCATGGGATAATGGAAAATAAGGAGAAGTACTTAAACCTTTTTAAGGCCTTAGAAAAACTAGAGGATAAGTATAGAAATATTATTATATTAAAGGAATTTAGAGGGCTGACATATGAACAAATAGGGAAGCATCTAGATATCCCCGAAGGTTCAGTTAAATCTTCTCTTTACAGGGCCAGAAGAAAGCTAGCAAAATTGTACTTGAGCTTGGAACAATGA
- the dinB gene encoding DNA polymerase IV — protein MECPIIHMDMDSFFAAVEKRDRPQLKDKPVIMANDPKENPRAVVSTACYVARKFGVKSAMSAAHAQRLCPDGIFIAPNKNKYAKESKIIMEILHSFTPAVEPLSIDEAFLDVKGCEKLWGSSREIAKKIQQKILKETGLTCSLGIAPNKYLAKLCSDYKKPNGITYLPPDKVNQFLLPLEVGKIWGVGGKLKAELNKLGIYTVADLQKCSQSFLTKRFNKMGTQLWSLARGIDNRPVQSVQKAQSISREYTFKEDIRDKNYLGGVVYSISDEISRKLRAEDIKAKTVYIKVKFSCHKTITRQISIISGTMLSSEISQKAVKLLEDVFKFEKQPIRLLGVGVANLTSQESKQLSFFDDADITGEKEEKLLASLDEVLKKYGESSVFRASTPNVIMEEKLRGKTTRKANNKRVKK, from the coding sequence ATGGAATGCCCAATTATACATATGGATATGGACTCTTTTTTTGCTGCTGTAGAAAAGAGAGATAGACCGCAGCTTAAAGATAAGCCGGTAATTATGGCTAATGACCCCAAAGAAAATCCAAGGGCTGTAGTTTCCACAGCTTGCTATGTAGCTAGAAAGTTTGGGGTAAAGTCAGCTATGTCTGCTGCTCATGCGCAGCGTTTATGTCCTGACGGCATTTTTATAGCACCTAACAAAAATAAATATGCTAAGGAAAGCAAGATTATCATGGAGATACTGCATAGCTTTACCCCAGCTGTGGAGCCATTGTCTATCGATGAGGCTTTTTTAGATGTCAAAGGCTGTGAAAAACTGTGGGGAAGTTCTCGTGAAATAGCTAAAAAAATACAGCAAAAGATTTTAAAAGAAACAGGACTAACTTGTTCGCTGGGGATAGCTCCCAACAAATATTTAGCTAAGCTATGTTCTGACTATAAAAAGCCTAACGGCATTACCTATCTTCCCCCAGATAAAGTTAATCAATTTTTGCTGCCATTGGAGGTGGGCAAAATATGGGGAGTTGGGGGAAAGCTGAAGGCTGAGCTGAATAAATTGGGTATATATACAGTGGCTGACTTACAAAAATGCTCCCAAAGTTTTTTAACTAAACGCTTTAATAAAATGGGGACGCAGTTATGGAGTTTAGCGAGAGGAATTGACAATCGGCCTGTACAATCAGTGCAAAAGGCACAATCCATAAGCAGAGAATATACCTTTAAAGAGGATATTAGAGATAAGAATTATTTAGGAGGTGTGGTTTACTCCATATCTGATGAAATTAGCAGAAAGCTGAGGGCTGAGGATATAAAGGCCAAAACAGTTTACATAAAGGTAAAGTTTAGCTGCCACAAGACGATAACAAGGCAGATTAGCATTATTTCAGGAACTATGCTTTCTTCAGAGATATCACAAAAGGCTGTTAAACTTTTAGAAGATGTATTTAAGTTTGAAAAACAGCCAATCAGGCTGTTGGGGGTTGGGGTTGCAAACTTGACCTCTCAGGAGTCCAAGCAGTTAAGCTTTTTTGATGATGCAGATATAACAGGTGAAAAAGAGGAAAAGCTTTTGGCATCTTTAGACGAGGTTTTAAAAAAATACGGGGAGAGCTCTGTATTTAGGGCATCCACTCCAAATGTAATTATGGAGGAAAAGTTACGTGGAAAAACTACTAGAAAAGCAAATAATAAAAGGGTTAAAAAATAA
- a CDS encoding GNAT family N-acetyltransferase: protein MNTNEQIIISTFSDLSNEDIYEIMKLRVDIFVVEQNCPYPELDNNDQKAWHLYIKKDGNIVSYARILFKDSSAAIGRVVTHKSYRGLGLSQMILKEAIETIKTNTNYTKIHLSAQCYILDLYKKLGFKVVSDQYLEDNIPHVDMELKIPKLS, encoded by the coding sequence ATGAATACAAATGAACAAATTATTATATCAACCTTTTCAGACCTAAGTAATGAGGATATTTACGAAATCATGAAACTTAGAGTAGATATATTTGTGGTAGAACAAAATTGCCCATACCCTGAGCTTGACAATAACGACCAGAAGGCATGGCATTTGTACATAAAAAAAGATGGTAACATTGTAAGCTATGCCCGCATCCTTTTTAAAGATAGCAGCGCAGCTATAGGAAGAGTGGTGACTCACAAATCTTATCGGGGCCTAGGTCTATCCCAAATGATATTAAAAGAAGCCATCGAAACTATAAAAACAAATACAAATTATACCAAAATACATTTATCCGCCCAATGCTATATACTAGACTTATATAAAAAGCTGGGCTTTAAGGTTGTATCGGATCAATATCTAGAAGATAATATCCCTCATGTGGATATGGAGTTAAAAATCCCAAAGCTTTCCTAA
- a CDS encoding YwbE family protein — translation MRAVNRENLEKGSRVKVVQKQDQRSGKLTEGIVQKILTKSHTHPHGIKVMLEDGVVGRVKEILEQ, via the coding sequence ATGAGAGCAGTTAATAGAGAAAACTTAGAAAAAGGCAGTAGAGTGAAGGTTGTACAAAAACAAGACCAAAGATCTGGAAAGTTGACGGAGGGGATTGTCCAAAAGATACTGACAAAGTCCCATACCCATCCCCATGGAATAAAAGTAATGCTTGAAGATGGTGTAGTAGGAAGAGTTAAAGAAATATTAGAGCAATAA
- a CDS encoding DUF5698 domain-containing protein — MEINIMLALVSLFLITATTNILATLKSILLAKKIMNPVYFLVFADAMIFATVVGQVANSDGVHFAVAYALGKTLGVFIGGKIEEKLALGILEIDVFLNNKNKMVEVAEKLRKEGYTVNNYLARGNNGGRRYKVEVVIMRKEFKVFEEIIKKCGLNDPTLKIKNLNKVEGKITTTRIVKPV, encoded by the coding sequence ATGGAAATAAATATAATGCTAGCGCTTGTTTCTTTGTTTTTAATTACAGCGACTACCAATATTTTAGCGACTTTAAAGAGCATATTGCTGGCTAAAAAGATTATGAACCCGGTATATTTTTTAGTTTTTGCAGATGCAATGATTTTTGCCACCGTTGTTGGGCAGGTAGCCAATTCAGACGGAGTTCATTTTGCCGTTGCTTATGCATTAGGGAAAACGCTTGGTGTATTTATAGGCGGTAAGATTGAAGAAAAACTTGCCCTTGGTATACTAGAAATAGATGTATTTTTAAATAATAAAAATAAAATGGTAGAAGTGGCTGAAAAGCTTAGAAAAGAAGGTTATACCGTGAACAATTACTTGGCTCGAGGTAATAACGGTGGAAGAAGATACAAGGTAGAGGTTGTAATAATGAGAAAAGAATTTAAAGTTTTTGAAGAGATTATTAAGAAGTGTGGTCTAAATGACCCGACGCTAAAGATAAAAAATCTTAATAAGGTAGAAGGTAAGATCACCACAACAAGAATAGTAAAACCAGTTTAA